Proteins encoded in a region of the Coffea eugenioides isolate CCC68of chromosome 4, Ceug_1.0, whole genome shotgun sequence genome:
- the LOC113767691 gene encoding elongation factor 1-alpha produces MGKEKVHINIVVIGHVDSGKSTTTGHLIYKLGGIDKRVIERFEKEAAEMNKRSFKYAWVLDKLKAERERGITIDIALWKFETTKYYCTVIDAPGHRDFIKNMITGTSQADCAVLIIDSTTGGFEAGISKDGQTREHALLAFTLGVKQMICCCNKMDATTPKYSKARYDEIVKEVSSYLKKVGYNPDKINFVPISGFEGDNMIERSTNLDWYKGPTLLDALDQILEPKRPSDKPLRLPLQDVYKIGGIGTVPVGRVETGVLKPGMVVTFGPTGLTTEVKSVEMHHEALQEALPGDNVGFNVKNVAVKDLKRGFVASNSKDDPAKGASSFTSQVIIMNHPGQIGNGYAPVLDCHTCHIAVKFAELVTKIDRRSGKELEKEPKFLKNGDAGMVKMIPTKPMVVETFSEYPPLGRFAVRDMRQTVAVGVIKNVDKKDPTGAKVTKAAAKKGAK; encoded by the exons ATGGGTAAGGAAAAGGTTCACATTAACATTGTCGTCATTGGACATGTCGACTCTGGAAAGTCAACCACCACTGGTCACTTGATCTACAAGCTTGGAGGTATTGACAAGCGTGTGATTGAAAGGTTCGAGAAGGAGGCTGCTGAAATGAACAAGAGGTCATTCAAATATGCCTGGGTGCTGGACAAACTCAAGGCTGAGCGTGAGCGTGGTATTACCATTGATATTGCCTTGTGGAAGTTTGAGACCACCAAGTACTACTGCACGGTCATTGATGCCCCTGGACATCGTGACTTTATCAAGAACATGATTACTGGTACCTCACAGGCTGATTGTGCTGTGCTCATCATTGACTCTACCACTGGTGGTTTTGAAGCTGGTATTTCCAAGGATGGTCAGACCCGTGAGCATGCTTTGCTTGCCTTCACCCTTGGTGTCAAGCAAATGATTTGCTGCTGCAACAAG ATGGATGCCACCACTCCTAAATATTCTAAGGCAAGGTATGATGAAATTGTCAAGGAAGTCTCTTCCTACTTGAAGAAGGTTGGATACAACCCTGACAAAATCAACTTCGTCCCAATTTCTGGATTTGAGGGAGACAACATGATCGAGAGGTCTACAAACCTTGACTGGTACAAGGGCCCAACTCTCCTTGATGCTCTTGACCAGATCCTAGAGCCCAAGAGACCCTCAGACAAGCCACTCCGTCTCCCACTCCAGGATGTCTACAAGATTGGTGGTATTGGAACTGTTCCTGTTGGTCGTGTGGAAACTGGTGTCCTCAAGCCTGGTATGGTGGTTACTTTTGGTCCAACAGGGTTGACAACTGAAGTTAAGTCTGTTGAGATGCACCATGAAGCCCTTCAGGAGGCTCTGCCTGGTGACAATGTTGGGTTCAACGTTAAGAATGTTGCTGTCAAGGATCTTAAGCGTGGTTTTGTTGCCTCCAACTCTAAGGATGACCCTGCCAAGGGAGCTTCCAGCTTTACCTCTCAGGTTATCATCATGAACCACCCTGGCCAGATAGGAAATGGATACGCTCCAGTGCTTGACTGCCACACCTGTCACATTGCAGTCAAGTTTGCTGAACTTGTGACCAAGATTGACAGACGATCTGGTAAGGAGCTTGAGAAGGAGCCCAAGTTTTTGAAGAATGGTGATGCTGGTATGGTTAAGATGATTCCCACCAAGCCCATGGTTGTGGAGACTTTCTCTGAGTATCCACCTCTTGGACGTTTTGCTGTGAGGGACATGCGTCAAACTGTTGCTGTTGGTGTGATCAAGAACGTTGACAAGAAGGATCCAACTGGTGCCAAGGTCACCAAGGCTGCAGCCAAGAAGGGAGCCAAATGA
- the LOC113768664 gene encoding mitochondrial import inner membrane translocase subunit TIM14-3-like — MSLPSSFMASPMIMFSAVGAAALGARQLIKYWQAFKAAPRVRRFYPGGFETTMTRREAALILGVRESAVVEKIKEAHRRVMVANHPDAGGSHYLASKINEAKEILMGRKKGASDSAF, encoded by the exons ATGAGTTTGCCAAGTTCTTTCATG GCTTCTCCTATGATAATGTTTAGCGCGGTTGGAGCGGCTGCTTTAGGAGCAAGACAACTAATTAAATATTGGCAAGCATTTAAAGCTGCTCCTCGAGTTCGGAGATTTTATCCTGGCGGATTTGAGACCACCATGACTAGACGTGAGGCTGCTCTGATTCTGGGAGTTag GGAGAGTGCTGTTGTTGAGAAGATAAAGGAGGCTCACAGGAGAGTGATGGTGGCCAATCATCCTGATGCTGGTGGTAGCCATTATCTTGCTTCAAAGATTAATGAGGCCAAGGAGATTTTGATGGGAAGGAAGAAGGGGGCGTCTGACTCTGCATTCTAG